The Accipiter gentilis chromosome 9, bAccGen1.1, whole genome shotgun sequence genome includes a region encoding these proteins:
- the LOC126042992 gene encoding glutathione S-transferase omega-1-like: protein MAGDHSRSLGKGSAAPGPVPEGVIRLYSMRFCPFAQRTRLVLRAKGISHEVVNINLKNKPDWFFEKNPFGLVPVLENSKGQLIYESPITCEYLDEAFPGKKLMPSDPYERAFQKMLLEHFSKITPIVFKYFVAVKDGQDASALKAEIAEKFGKLEEILSKRNTVFYGGDSISMLDYMIWPWFERLEPFQLKDSLSHTPKLQRWMEAMKEDPAVKATMTDPQTFKDYLQLYLKNSPEACDYGL from the exons ATGGCGGGTGATCACTCTCGCAGCCTGGGGAAGG gCAGCGCGGCCCCGGGGCCTGTGCCCGAGGGGGTGATCCGGCTCTACAGCATGCGGTTCTGCCCCTTCGCCCAGAGGACGCGCCTCGTCCTCCGCGCCAAGGGCATCAG CCATGAAGTAGTCAACATCAATCTGAAAAACAAACCTGACTGGTTCTTTGAGAAGAACCCCTTTGGGCTGGTTCCTGTTCTGGAGAACAGCAAGGGCCAGCTGATCTATGAGTCCCCAATCACTTGCGAATATTTGGATGAAGCATTTCCAGGGAAGAAGTTGATGCCTTCGGACCCATATGAGCGAGCCTTTCAGAAGATGCTCTTGGAACACTTCTCAAAG ATAACACCCATAGTTTTCAAGTATTTTGTGGCAGTCAAAGATGGACAGGACGCCTCGGCACTGAAAGCAGAGATTGCTGAAAAGTTTGGCAAACTTGAAGAG ATTCTGTCCAAACGCAACACTGTGTTTTATGGGGGAGACTCAATCTCCATGCTTGACTACATGATCTGGCCGTGGTTTGAACGTCTGGAACCATTCCAGCTGAAGGA cTCTTTGAGTCACACCCCAAAGCTCCAACGCTGGATGGAGGCCATGAAGGAGGACCCTGCTGTCAAGGCTACAATGACTGACCCTCAGACATTCAAAGATTACCTCCAGCTCTATTTGAAGAACAGCCCTGAGGCATGTGATTATGGGCTCTGA
- the ITPRIP gene encoding inositol 1,4,5-trisphosphate receptor-interacting protein isoform X1: MAETSLISSPGEETAMPVGIFRVCLVVITAIVNHPLLFPKENGTVPENTEEIIRKMKEREESLRLEKLRLEQEIAHQEATQKTLEKAAEVVEESKEEKVRWDMWTALSMVIFLLIELWRQDFQEGIWQDTGGEEDDMAVLGKAFKGVAFPDKAVLASFYEKRILGTTGDMARMREMVEGFADDLLEALRSVCNRDADMEVEDCMGVGSMYENWRVRKPFVCDLIVPFAPPEPYCFRSQTWCSGDSFPPDEQGYGTIKVCRADEDVTGCICDKTKLGEDMLCLLHSQANTTRPSSEMEDLLCFKNTQYLDADQVMKWFQIAVTKAWNRISHKYEFDLSFSLLDSPGALKIKFRSGKSIAFNLTPVVQYENSDVYFISHFPWSGLAADLPSSTHWFLTFAVYERRFIQLVSKMLPANACHVSCLQILSFLHGKQCSLTGPSGLTNYHLKTVMLHLLQARPSQDWAPEKLEARLQDMLKFLEKCLHEKKLYHFFIGNRKVPAELGFPIIFQRAEPLNLFRPFVLHRDVYRKTVDTFHEMLRNMSALINEYTVHIPLAHTNGIHKESL; the protein is encoded by the exons ATGGCAGAGACCAGTCTGATATCTTCACCAGG ggaagaaaCTGCCATGCCTGTGGGAATCTTCCGCGTATGCCTAGTGGTGATTACAGCTATTGTCAACCACCCGCTCCTCTTCCCTAAAGAGAATGGCACTGTCCCCGAGAACACGGAAGAAATCATCCGGAAGATGAAGGAGCGGGAGGAGAGCCTTCGGCTGGAGAAGTTGCGCTTGGAGCAGGAAATCGCACACCAGGAAGCCACGCAGAAGACTCTGgaaaaggctgcagaggtggtggaggaaagcaaagaggaaaaggtcCGATGGGATATGTGGACTGCCCTTTCCATGGTCATCTTCCTGCTGATCGAGCTCTGGAGGCAGGATTTCCAGGAAGGGATTTGGCAGGACACAGGAGGGGAAGAGGATGACATGGCTGTCCTGGGGAAAGCGTTTAAAGGTGTGGCCTTCCCTGACAAGGCCGTCTTGGCCAGCTTCTATGAGAAGCGCATCCTGGGTACCACCGGAGACATGGCCAGGATGCGGGAGATGGTGGAAGGCTTTGCAGATGACCTGTTGGAAGCCCTGAGGAGTGTTTGTAACCGGGATGCTGACATGGAAGTGGAGGACTGCATGGGTGTGGGGAGCATGTATGAGAACTGGAGAGTGCGTAAACCTTTTGTCTGTGATCTGATAGTGCCTTTTGCGCCCCCAGAGCCATACTGTTTTCGGTCCCAGACCTGGTGCTCTGGTGACTCTTTTCCCCCAGATGAACAAGGCTATGGCACTATCAAGGTATGTAGGGCAGATGAGGATGTGACGGGTTGCATCTGTGACAAGACTAAACTAGGGGAAGATATGCTGTGCCTCCTCCACAGCCAAGCCAATACTACCAGGCCCAGCAGTGAGATGGAAGACCTCCTGTGCTTCAAAAATACTCAATATCTGGATGCTGACCAAGTCATGAAGTGGTTCCAGATTGCAGTCACCAAGGCCTGGAACAGAATCTCCCACAAGTATGAATTTGACCTCTCCTTCAGCCTCCTGGACTCCCCAGGAGCCCTGAAGATAAAATTTAGGTCAGGGAAATCGATTGCCTTCAACCTCACCCCTGTGGTGCAGTACGAGAACTCCGATGTTTACTTCATCTCTCATTTCCCTTGGAGTGGCCTGGCAGCAGACCTCCCCTCCAGCACTCACTGGTTTCTCACCTTCGCAGTGTATGAGAGGAGGTTCATCCAGCTGGTCTCCAAAATGCTGCCTGCTAATGCCTgccatgtcagctgccttcagatCCTCTCCTTCCTTCATGGGAAGCAATGCAGCCTCACAGGTCCAAGCGGGCTTACCAACTACCACCTGAAGACAGTAATGCTGCATCTTCTGCAGGCACGTCCCAGTCAGGACTGGGCCCCAGAGAAGTTGGAGGCCCGTCTACAGGACATGCTGAAATTCCTGGAGAAATGTTTGCATGAGAAGAAACTCTACCACTTCTTCATTGGCAATAGGAAGGTACCAGCAGAGCTGGGCTTCCCCATCATATTCCAGAGGGCTGAGCCTCTCAACCTTTTTCGTCCCTTTGTGCTACACAGGGACGTTTACAGGAAGACAGTAGACACATTCCACGAGATGCTCAGGAACATGTCTGCACTGATAAATGAGTACACAGTGCACATTCCCCTTGCACACACCAATGGGATCCATAAGGAATCCCTTTAA
- the ITPRIP gene encoding inositol 1,4,5-trisphosphate receptor-interacting protein isoform X2, which translates to MPVGIFRVCLVVITAIVNHPLLFPKENGTVPENTEEIIRKMKEREESLRLEKLRLEQEIAHQEATQKTLEKAAEVVEESKEEKVRWDMWTALSMVIFLLIELWRQDFQEGIWQDTGGEEDDMAVLGKAFKGVAFPDKAVLASFYEKRILGTTGDMARMREMVEGFADDLLEALRSVCNRDADMEVEDCMGVGSMYENWRVRKPFVCDLIVPFAPPEPYCFRSQTWCSGDSFPPDEQGYGTIKVCRADEDVTGCICDKTKLGEDMLCLLHSQANTTRPSSEMEDLLCFKNTQYLDADQVMKWFQIAVTKAWNRISHKYEFDLSFSLLDSPGALKIKFRSGKSIAFNLTPVVQYENSDVYFISHFPWSGLAADLPSSTHWFLTFAVYERRFIQLVSKMLPANACHVSCLQILSFLHGKQCSLTGPSGLTNYHLKTVMLHLLQARPSQDWAPEKLEARLQDMLKFLEKCLHEKKLYHFFIGNRKVPAELGFPIIFQRAEPLNLFRPFVLHRDVYRKTVDTFHEMLRNMSALINEYTVHIPLAHTNGIHKESL; encoded by the coding sequence ATGCCTGTGGGAATCTTCCGCGTATGCCTAGTGGTGATTACAGCTATTGTCAACCACCCGCTCCTCTTCCCTAAAGAGAATGGCACTGTCCCCGAGAACACGGAAGAAATCATCCGGAAGATGAAGGAGCGGGAGGAGAGCCTTCGGCTGGAGAAGTTGCGCTTGGAGCAGGAAATCGCACACCAGGAAGCCACGCAGAAGACTCTGgaaaaggctgcagaggtggtggaggaaagcaaagaggaaaaggtcCGATGGGATATGTGGACTGCCCTTTCCATGGTCATCTTCCTGCTGATCGAGCTCTGGAGGCAGGATTTCCAGGAAGGGATTTGGCAGGACACAGGAGGGGAAGAGGATGACATGGCTGTCCTGGGGAAAGCGTTTAAAGGTGTGGCCTTCCCTGACAAGGCCGTCTTGGCCAGCTTCTATGAGAAGCGCATCCTGGGTACCACCGGAGACATGGCCAGGATGCGGGAGATGGTGGAAGGCTTTGCAGATGACCTGTTGGAAGCCCTGAGGAGTGTTTGTAACCGGGATGCTGACATGGAAGTGGAGGACTGCATGGGTGTGGGGAGCATGTATGAGAACTGGAGAGTGCGTAAACCTTTTGTCTGTGATCTGATAGTGCCTTTTGCGCCCCCAGAGCCATACTGTTTTCGGTCCCAGACCTGGTGCTCTGGTGACTCTTTTCCCCCAGATGAACAAGGCTATGGCACTATCAAGGTATGTAGGGCAGATGAGGATGTGACGGGTTGCATCTGTGACAAGACTAAACTAGGGGAAGATATGCTGTGCCTCCTCCACAGCCAAGCCAATACTACCAGGCCCAGCAGTGAGATGGAAGACCTCCTGTGCTTCAAAAATACTCAATATCTGGATGCTGACCAAGTCATGAAGTGGTTCCAGATTGCAGTCACCAAGGCCTGGAACAGAATCTCCCACAAGTATGAATTTGACCTCTCCTTCAGCCTCCTGGACTCCCCAGGAGCCCTGAAGATAAAATTTAGGTCAGGGAAATCGATTGCCTTCAACCTCACCCCTGTGGTGCAGTACGAGAACTCCGATGTTTACTTCATCTCTCATTTCCCTTGGAGTGGCCTGGCAGCAGACCTCCCCTCCAGCACTCACTGGTTTCTCACCTTCGCAGTGTATGAGAGGAGGTTCATCCAGCTGGTCTCCAAAATGCTGCCTGCTAATGCCTgccatgtcagctgccttcagatCCTCTCCTTCCTTCATGGGAAGCAATGCAGCCTCACAGGTCCAAGCGGGCTTACCAACTACCACCTGAAGACAGTAATGCTGCATCTTCTGCAGGCACGTCCCAGTCAGGACTGGGCCCCAGAGAAGTTGGAGGCCCGTCTACAGGACATGCTGAAATTCCTGGAGAAATGTTTGCATGAGAAGAAACTCTACCACTTCTTCATTGGCAATAGGAAGGTACCAGCAGAGCTGGGCTTCCCCATCATATTCCAGAGGGCTGAGCCTCTCAACCTTTTTCGTCCCTTTGTGCTACACAGGGACGTTTACAGGAAGACAGTAGACACATTCCACGAGATGCTCAGGAACATGTCTGCACTGATAAATGAGTACACAGTGCACATTCCCCTTGCACACACCAATGGGATCCATAAGGAATCCCTTTAA